The following proteins are co-located in the Anser cygnoides isolate HZ-2024a breed goose chromosome 2, Taihu_goose_T2T_genome, whole genome shotgun sequence genome:
- the TIMM21 gene encoding mitochondrial import inner membrane translocase subunit Tim21 yields MLLPTALVRGGGQLRAPLGRWPPAPCLRWRRQPPLSPSALLRGAQASVWTQAGGLGAEKSGRDSKHVSVRRDQKDEALLSAARKVKEAGRDFTYFIVVLVGIGVTGGLFYVIFKELFSSSSPSKIYGDALEKCRSHPEIIGVFGEPIKGYGEATRRGRRQLVSHVEYVKDGLKHMRLKFYIEGSEPGKRGTVHVEVKENPEGGKPEVRYIFVDVDTYPRRTIIIEDNR; encoded by the exons ATGCTGCTCCCCACCGCCCTGgtgcggggcggcgggcagctGCGGGCCCCCCTGGGGAGGTGGCCGCCGGCGCCGTGCCTGAGATGGCGGCGGcagccccccctcagcccctctgcGCTGCTCCGGGGTGCCCAGGCGAGTGTATGGACGCAggcgggggggctgggagctgaAAAGTCTGGCCGTGACAGCAAGCATGTGTCGGTGCGAAGGGATCAAAAGGATGAGGCTCTGCTGTCGGCGGCTCGGAAAG tgaaagaagCTGGAAGAGACTTTACCTATTTTATTGTGGTGCTTGTTGGAATTGGTGTTacag GTGGTTTGTTCTATGTGATCTTTAAAGAGTTATTCTCTTCTTCTAGTCCGAGTAAGATCTATGGAGATGCCTTGGAGAAATGCAGATCTCATCCTGAG ATAATTGGTGTCTTTGGTGAACCCATTAAAGGTTACGGGGAGGCAACGCGAAGAGGAAGACGACAGCTTGTCAG tCACGTTGAATACGTAAAGGATGGACTGAAACATATGCGTTTGAAGTTCTATATTGAGGGCTCTGAACCAGGAAAGCGGGGAACAGTCCATGTGGAAGTCAAAGAG AATCCTGAGGGAGGAAAACCTGAAGTCCGTTACATATTTGTGGATGTTGACACCTATCCTAGAAGAACCATTATCATTGAAGACAACAGATAG